In Paenibacillus sp. J23TS9, a single genomic region encodes these proteins:
- the flhF gene encoding flagellar biosynthesis protein FlhF → MRVKRYLVDTMPEAMLQIRNDLGGDAVILSTKETKIGGFLGMFRQKKIEVIAAVENEEQAKAKKPPSPPVRPPMAVPQKAVPQAYKKTVEVTSSAVNSSSVQSASEQAAAAAEILDPRNSVEPTEHAASINPMNSDPIKALLTDREAEVLHARRESEQTSVKPAIERDVPKESNTLSAEDKLLEELREMKAWMAKISRQSALQQTLPEGLQKLQDRLLEQDIESEIIQEWIEAAYQHWEENGKASDEAALEDFIRNQIHLFLTNRFGGGISSDTRMVYIAGPTGVGKTTTIAKMAAEQLFRYHRKVGFITSDTYRISAVEQLRTYASILNVPLEVVQSPGDIQRAVQRLNYCDLILMDTAGRNYRNELLVSELQSLFSPVEKSETYLVLSLTSKTQDMKKITEHFSKYGLEKVIFTKLDETGSYGSIINLIHEYPLQLSYMTNGQNVPDDLLLPGNRMLSSLLLGEENT, encoded by the coding sequence ATGAGAGTGAAGCGATATCTGGTCGATACGATGCCTGAAGCTATGCTCCAGATCCGCAATGACCTTGGCGGCGATGCCGTAATACTCAGTACGAAGGAGACCAAGATAGGCGGTTTCCTCGGCATGTTCAGACAAAAGAAAATTGAAGTCATTGCGGCTGTGGAGAATGAGGAGCAGGCTAAGGCGAAAAAACCGCCGTCTCCTCCGGTCCGTCCTCCGATGGCAGTGCCGCAAAAGGCTGTGCCACAGGCTTATAAAAAAACAGTTGAAGTAACCTCCTCAGCCGTGAACAGCAGTTCAGTCCAATCGGCCTCGGAGCAGGCAGCCGCGGCTGCCGAGATCCTTGATCCGAGGAATTCTGTGGAACCGACGGAGCATGCAGCATCAATAAATCCTATGAATTCCGATCCTATCAAAGCTTTATTGACCGATCGGGAGGCTGAAGTGCTTCATGCAAGAAGAGAGAGCGAGCAGACATCAGTGAAGCCGGCGATCGAAAGGGATGTCCCGAAGGAAAGTAACACGCTTTCGGCAGAGGATAAGCTGCTGGAGGAGCTGCGAGAAATGAAGGCATGGATGGCCAAGATTTCCCGCCAGTCGGCCCTGCAGCAGACCCTTCCGGAAGGATTGCAAAAGCTTCAGGACCGTCTGCTCGAGCAGGACATTGAATCTGAGATTATTCAGGAATGGATCGAAGCTGCATATCAGCATTGGGAAGAGAACGGAAAGGCGTCTGATGAAGCTGCATTGGAAGATTTTATTCGCAATCAAATCCATTTGTTCCTGACAAATCGATTTGGCGGCGGAATATCCAGTGACACCAGAATGGTTTATATAGCAGGTCCGACCGGGGTCGGGAAAACAACAACGATTGCCAAAATGGCAGCCGAGCAGCTTTTCAGATACCACCGCAAAGTGGGATTTATCACATCGGATACGTACCGGATTTCAGCCGTTGAACAGCTAAGAACATACGCATCGATTTTAAATGTTCCACTTGAAGTGGTTCAGTCTCCAGGAGACATCCAGCGTGCGGTCCAGCGTCTCAATTATTGTGATCTCATCTTGATGGATACCGCAGGCCGCAATTACCGAAATGAGCTGCTGGTCTCGGAGCTCCAAAGCTTGTTCTCACCAGTAGAAAAGAGTGAAACCTATCTGGTGCTCAGCTTGACCTCGAAGACACAGGATATGAAGAAAATCACCGAGCATTTCAGCAAGTATGGGCTGGAAAAAGTGATTTTCACCAAGCTGGATGAGACAGGCAGTTACGGATCCATCATTAATCTAATCCATGAGTACCCTCTTCAACTTTCATATATGACGAATGGTCAAAACGTTCCTGATGATTTGCTTCTTCCGGGAAACCGGATGCTTAGCAGTCTGCTGCTGGGAGAAGAAAATACATGA
- a CDS encoding chemotaxis protein CheW — MGEEIKVIVFKLGSEEYGIEVDKVQTIERMLPITRVPKTYTFVRGVINLRGVVIPVIDLRGRFGLEEGEYTDQTRIIIVAVNDMEVGFIVDSANDVIDLHTDRIETPPEVVGGIKAKYLDGVAKIGDDRLLIMLNLAEVLNKSEIIQLESLEE, encoded by the coding sequence ATGGGAGAAGAAATCAAAGTCATCGTATTTAAACTGGGCAGCGAGGAATACGGAATTGAAGTGGACAAGGTTCAAACGATTGAACGCATGCTTCCCATTACCAGAGTTCCCAAGACCTACACATTTGTAAGAGGCGTCATCAATCTGCGTGGCGTGGTCATTCCGGTTATTGATCTGCGCGGGCGTTTCGGGCTGGAAGAAGGGGAATACACCGATCAGACCCGGATCATTATCGTTGCGGTGAATGACATGGAAGTCGGCTTTATTGTTGACTCCGCAAATGATGTTATCGATCTGCATACAGACCGTATTGAGACACCTCCTGAAGTGGTAGGCGGAATCAAGGCGAAGTATCTGGATGGGGTTGCGAAAATCGGCGATGATCGTCTGCTTATTATGTTGAACCTTGCCGAAGTACTTAATAAAAGTGAAATTATCCAACTGGAAAGCTTAGAGGAGTAG
- a CDS encoding chemotaxis protein CheC, giving the protein MDVLKEVGNIGAGNAATALSRLLDKPVDMAVPKVQLLSFEEISEKVGGAEKVVIAIFLRVEGDAPGNLFFILSPEAAKSLLKRLVGIPPEKDDGLFNEMELSALSEIGNILAGSYLSSLADFTQLSMSPTVPALAMDMAGAILSYGLLQFGQMGDDALLIDTTFLEGDHEVEGQFFLIPDPDSFAKIFQSLGVPVDHD; this is encoded by the coding sequence ATGGATGTTTTGAAGGAAGTAGGAAATATTGGCGCTGGCAATGCTGCAACAGCATTATCCCGGCTTCTGGACAAACCGGTAGATATGGCGGTACCCAAAGTGCAGCTTCTATCCTTTGAAGAAATTTCGGAAAAGGTAGGAGGTGCCGAGAAGGTTGTGATCGCTATCTTCCTCCGAGTAGAGGGAGATGCGCCGGGTAATCTTTTCTTCATCTTAAGTCCGGAGGCTGCCAAAAGCCTGCTAAAAAGGCTGGTCGGCATTCCTCCCGAGAAAGACGACGGATTATTCAATGAAATGGAGCTGTCGGCTCTGAGTGAAATCGGCAATATTTTGGCGGGATCCTATTTATCCTCATTGGCTGATTTTACGCAATTGTCCATGTCGCCTACCGTTCCGGCGCTGGCGATGGATATGGCTGGTGCAATATTGAGCTATGGTTTGCTGCAGTTCGGACAAATGGGAGACGATGCCCTTTTGATCGATACAACGTTTCTTGAGGGCGATCATGAGGTGGAGGGACAATTTTTCCTGATCCCTGATCCAGACTCGTTCGCCAAGATTTTTCAATCACTGGGAGTGCCTGTGGATCATGATTGA
- a CDS encoding chemotaxis response regulator protein-glutamate methylesterase produces the protein MTPYKVIVVDDSAFMRKIFSDLIEKDPAFQVIDTAANGREAVEKITRQKPDVVTMDVEMPEMNGLEALKLIMAEHPIPVIMLSGINEEGMKETIIALESGAFDFIRKPSLTYSQHIEQVGDALLDQLKAAMSARERRAAFRAEEEKRQQQKMESFQPLPSPSNAAKLRKPKTEQPKRQAATPKKSEIVMKKPESRIEPKKEKNGLILPKPNHEAAASQKITASAASTVNSNEQTDGFNQIVAIGCSTGGPRALKAVLEKIPGDLPAPVVIVQHMPPNFTKSLAQRLNSFSSLEVMEAEHGMGLKAGCAYIAPGGKHMRVAQGPGGRFSLILSEDEPLNGHRPSVDVLFESLLPLEALKRHAVLMTGMGSDGARMMKRLYDSGVCSTFAESEETCIVYGMPRSAVELNCVSHVLPLQEIAAGVVRAVK, from the coding sequence ATGACGCCATATAAAGTCATAGTGGTAGATGACTCGGCATTTATGCGGAAAATATTTTCGGATTTGATCGAAAAGGATCCCGCATTTCAGGTCATAGACACAGCCGCGAATGGACGGGAAGCTGTTGAAAAAATAACAAGGCAAAAGCCTGATGTTGTTACAATGGATGTGGAAATGCCTGAAATGAACGGGCTAGAGGCACTAAAGCTGATTATGGCAGAGCATCCGATACCGGTCATTATGCTCTCAGGTATCAATGAAGAAGGAATGAAGGAAACGATCATTGCTCTGGAATCCGGAGCATTTGATTTTATCCGAAAGCCATCTTTAACCTACTCACAGCATATTGAACAGGTTGGGGATGCGCTGCTCGATCAGTTGAAGGCGGCCATGAGTGCGCGCGAACGAAGAGCGGCATTCCGGGCGGAGGAGGAGAAGAGGCAGCAGCAGAAGATGGAATCCTTCCAGCCATTACCTAGTCCATCGAATGCGGCGAAGCTGCGTAAGCCAAAGACAGAACAGCCTAAGCGTCAAGCTGCTACTCCTAAAAAGTCAGAAATTGTAATGAAGAAACCGGAAAGCCGGATCGAACCGAAGAAGGAAAAAAACGGTTTAATTCTGCCTAAGCCCAATCATGAGGCTGCTGCCAGTCAAAAAATTACCGCCTCTGCAGCATCAACGGTCAATTCTAACGAACAGACGGATGGCTTTAATCAAATCGTGGCAATCGGCTGTTCTACAGGAGGTCCAAGGGCTCTAAAAGCCGTACTTGAGAAGATCCCTGGTGATTTGCCCGCTCCGGTAGTTATTGTGCAGCATATGCCCCCGAACTTTACCAAATCACTCGCTCAGCGCCTGAATTCCTTCAGTTCATTGGAGGTCATGGAGGCAGAGCATGGGATGGGGCTGAAAGCGGGCTGTGCCTACATTGCACCAGGAGGCAAGCACATGCGGGTTGCACAGGGACCAGGTGGCCGGTTTTCGCTGATTCTTTCCGAGGATGAGCCGCTTAATGGTCACAGACCGTCTGTTGATGTGCTGTTTGAATCTTTGCTGCCTCTGGAAGCCCTCAAGCGTCATGCAGTTCTGATGACAGGGATGGGCAGCGATGGGGCACGCATGATGAAACGCCTGTATGATTCGGGTGTATGCAGCACCTTTGCCGAAAGCGAAGAAACATGTATTGTGTACGGCATGCCGCGCTCAGCGGTTGAGCTGAATTGTGTAAGCCATGTTTTACCACTTCAAGAAATCGCAGCCGGTGTGGTCCGTGCTGTGAAGTAA
- a CDS encoding FliA/WhiG family RNA polymerase sigma factor, producing MNERKTSHLNHAELWEQWKEHGSLEAKKKLIENYLHIVDYVSSRLAIGLPKNVSKDDLASNGVMGLIDAVDKFDYKRGLQFETYASFRVRGAILDSLRQGDWVPRSVREKAKKIEDAYQQLEQKHLRSVSDTEMSDFMNISVNEFQHMLQEVAVMSLCSLEDPIREEESETRLSIMVDDKARNPDYKVNEFYLKESLIKGLEKLTEKERTVVSLLYYEDLSLSEIAEVMSLSPSRISQLHSKAILRLRGTLEKHRDLLMQND from the coding sequence GTGAACGAGCGTAAAACTTCTCATCTGAATCACGCCGAGCTTTGGGAACAGTGGAAAGAACATGGAAGTCTGGAAGCTAAAAAGAAATTGATCGAGAACTATCTTCACATCGTTGATTATGTATCCAGCCGCCTGGCTATCGGACTTCCTAAGAATGTATCGAAGGATGATCTGGCCAGCAACGGTGTAATGGGATTGATAGATGCGGTAGACAAGTTTGATTACAAACGTGGTCTTCAGTTCGAGACTTATGCATCCTTCCGGGTGAGAGGGGCTATCTTGGATTCTCTTCGTCAAGGAGACTGGGTGCCTCGATCGGTCCGTGAAAAGGCTAAAAAAATCGAAGATGCTTATCAGCAATTGGAACAAAAACATCTTCGCTCGGTATCGGATACCGAAATGAGTGACTTTATGAATATTTCGGTGAATGAATTTCAGCATATGCTGCAGGAAGTGGCTGTCATGTCGCTGTGTTCACTAGAGGATCCCATTCGTGAGGAAGAGTCCGAAACAAGGCTCTCCATTATGGTGGATGATAAGGCTAGGAATCCTGATTATAAGGTCAATGAGTTCTATTTAAAGGAATCATTAATTAAGGGGCTGGAAAAGCTCACTGAAAAAGAACGTACCGTTGTATCATTATTATATTATGAAGATTTATCACTTAGCGAGATTGCCGAAGTTATGTCTCTTTCGCCTTCGAGAATTTCTCAACTGCATTCCAAAGCGATATTGCGTCTGCGTGGAACGCTGGAAAAACATCGTGATTTGCTGATGCAAAACGATTAA
- a CDS encoding MinD/ParA family protein: protein MTDQAQTLRNLVMKHEQERTAQTASDVLNRTAKLITVTSGKGGVGKSNFTLNFALTLQSMGKRVLVFDADIGMANIDVLMGITAKYNLYHLLRREKRIDEIIERGPGSLSFIAGGSGMSDLFSLSQHDLDYFTEQIESVAGEMDYIIFDTGAGLSKENFSFIHSADECLVVTTPEPTSITDAYALIKVVSGKEHDTSFRLIVNRAGDEKEAVQTADKIMMAAQRFLNVKVSMLGYISEDHHVVQSVKKQVPFSMAFPNCIAARDIQRIADHYMLVPASPEPGALTGIKGFMQKWLRRTK, encoded by the coding sequence ATGACAGACCAGGCACAGACGTTAAGAAATTTAGTGATGAAGCATGAGCAAGAACGTACCGCACAGACGGCAAGTGATGTTCTGAATCGGACCGCGAAGCTGATCACGGTAACAAGCGGGAAGGGAGGTGTAGGCAAGTCCAACTTCACGTTGAACTTTGCACTTACACTGCAGTCCATGGGAAAACGGGTGCTGGTTTTTGATGCCGATATTGGCATGGCTAATATTGACGTTCTCATGGGCATTACCGCCAAATACAATCTGTATCATCTTTTACGGCGAGAGAAAAGAATCGATGAAATCATCGAACGGGGTCCAGGCTCTCTTTCTTTTATCGCAGGAGGGTCAGGGATGTCGGATTTGTTCTCTCTATCGCAGCATGATCTGGACTATTTCACGGAACAAATTGAAAGTGTCGCTGGCGAGATGGACTATATTATTTTTGATACCGGTGCCGGATTGTCCAAAGAGAACTTTAGTTTTATACATTCGGCGGACGAATGCCTGGTCGTAACGACACCGGAGCCAACGTCAATCACCGATGCGTATGCTCTGATTAAAGTGGTCAGCGGCAAGGAGCATGACACCTCCTTCAGGCTCATTGTGAACCGGGCGGGGGATGAGAAGGAGGCTGTCCAAACGGCCGATAAAATTATGATGGCTGCGCAGAGATTCCTGAACGTCAAAGTATCCATGCTCGGATACATCAGCGAAGACCACCATGTTGTACAGTCAGTGAAAAAACAAGTTCCTTTTTCCATGGCTTTTCCGAATTGCATTGCGGCACGGGATATACAGCGAATAGCTGATCATTACATGCTCGTCCCGGCCTCCCCGGAACCAGGCGCCTTGACAGGAATCAAAGGATTTATGCAAAAGTGGCTTCGTCGTACAAAATGA
- a CDS encoding chemotaxis protein CheA, with translation MDMNQYLSMFIDESNDHLQSLNENMLLLEGSPSDLSIVQVIFRSAHTLKGMAATMGFEDLAALTHQMENVLDLVRNEKLAMQDFIFDTLFKGLDALESMVQDITEGGEGKADVTGIVASLQAIVRGEDLSATGAGAEAKTSTSDPSANTAIQLDEFQYSVLNQSIADGHRVLYVDVHIRENCQLKAVRAYMVFDLLERSGEVIKSSPSVQDIEQEKFEHSFSLYYITLKDPAELEQQILNVSEIDKVTVMELDQESLQQMNEMGMASQEAAAVAEAPSKEEAPETTAPSAAPEQAVQKQTPQSSAAKTPAKSSGGTPSRTIRVDIERLDVLMNLFSELLIDRVRLEQLASEVQNHALTETVEHMSRVSSDLQDIVMKLRMVPVDTVFNRFPRMVRDLAKSLDKKVDLIITGAETELDRTVIDEIGDPLVHLLRNAVDHGIEPIADRINAGKSETGTVNLRAFHSGNHVFIEIEEDGRGIYRENILKTALKKGVVTQDQAAAMSDDEVNQLLFAPGFSTAEKISDVSGRGVGLDVVKAKITSLGGQVTIYSTPGKGTNFSVQLPLTLSIIAAMMVKMGSEKYAIPLSSIVETAIVRKEQIRTVHGNKMVEFRGQHIPLISLSRIFNIKDFNENEENETEIIVIHKGERLAALAIDEFIGQNEIVLKGLGKYLPQIKGISGATILGDGQVALILDPNVFIK, from the coding sequence ATGGACATGAACCAATACCTATCCATGTTTATTGATGAGTCCAACGATCATCTGCAGTCATTGAATGAGAATATGCTTCTGCTTGAAGGTAGCCCGAGTGATCTCTCGATTGTACAAGTTATTTTCCGTTCAGCACACACATTAAAAGGGATGGCTGCGACGATGGGATTTGAGGATCTCGCTGCACTTACCCACCAAATGGAGAATGTGCTGGATTTGGTCCGCAACGAAAAGCTGGCTATGCAGGATTTTATTTTTGACACGCTGTTTAAAGGTCTGGACGCTTTGGAATCCATGGTACAGGATATTACCGAAGGCGGCGAGGGTAAAGCAGACGTGACTGGCATCGTAGCATCGCTGCAGGCAATCGTGAGAGGCGAGGACTTGTCAGCAACAGGCGCAGGAGCCGAGGCTAAGACTTCCACATCCGATCCAAGTGCTAACACAGCTATTCAGCTGGACGAATTCCAATACTCCGTCTTGAACCAATCTATCGCAGACGGACATCGAGTACTGTATGTGGATGTGCATATCCGTGAAAATTGTCAGCTGAAGGCCGTACGTGCATACATGGTCTTTGATTTATTGGAAAGATCGGGCGAGGTTATCAAGTCCTCACCATCCGTGCAGGACATTGAGCAGGAAAAGTTTGAGCACAGTTTCTCTCTCTATTACATAACACTGAAGGATCCTGCCGAACTGGAACAGCAGATTTTAAACGTGTCCGAGATTGATAAGGTCACTGTCATGGAGCTTGATCAGGAATCATTGCAGCAAATGAACGAAATGGGTATGGCATCACAAGAAGCAGCTGCGGTTGCTGAGGCACCTTCTAAAGAGGAAGCCCCTGAGACAACAGCACCATCAGCAGCGCCGGAGCAAGCCGTACAAAAACAAACACCGCAATCCTCTGCGGCAAAAACACCTGCCAAATCCAGTGGAGGCACGCCTTCGCGTACGATCCGGGTAGATATTGAACGGCTTGATGTGCTGATGAATCTATTCAGTGAGTTGTTGATTGACCGGGTTCGTCTGGAGCAGCTTGCCAGTGAGGTTCAGAATCATGCACTGACGGAGACAGTAGAACATATGAGCCGTGTCAGTTCCGATTTGCAAGATATTGTCATGAAACTTCGAATGGTTCCAGTCGATACAGTCTTCAACCGTTTTCCTCGAATGGTCCGTGATTTGGCCAAATCGCTGGATAAAAAGGTGGATTTGATCATCACCGGCGCAGAAACGGAGCTTGACCGTACGGTTATCGATGAAATTGGTGATCCTCTTGTCCATCTTCTGAGAAATGCAGTAGATCACGGGATCGAACCGATCGCCGACCGGATCAACGCTGGCAAGTCGGAGACAGGAACCGTAAATCTTCGTGCCTTCCACAGCGGCAATCATGTTTTCATTGAAATTGAAGAAGACGGACGCGGTATTTACCGCGAGAATATCCTTAAAACCGCCCTTAAGAAAGGGGTGGTCACTCAGGACCAGGCAGCAGCAATGTCTGATGACGAAGTGAATCAGCTTCTGTTCGCTCCGGGTTTCAGTACAGCGGAGAAAATATCCGATGTTTCTGGACGCGGTGTAGGTTTGGATGTGGTCAAAGCAAAAATCACCTCGCTTGGCGGGCAAGTCACCATTTATTCGACGCCGGGCAAAGGAACTAATTTTTCGGTACAGCTGCCTCTGACGTTGTCGATTATCGCGGCTATGATGGTGAAAATGGGCTCCGAAAAATATGCGATCCCACTATCTTCTATTGTAGAAACAGCCATTGTGCGCAAAGAGCAAATTCGGACAGTACATGGCAATAAAATGGTAGAGTTCCGCGGACAGCATATTCCACTTATCTCACTAAGCCGGATTTTTAATATTAAGGATTTCAATGAGAATGAAGAGAATGAAACCGAAATTATCGTTATCCATAAAGGTGAACGCCTGGCCGCGCTCGCAATCGATGAGTTTATCGGACAGAACGAGATTGTACTAAAAGGTCTGGGTAAATATTTGCCGCAAATCAAAGGAATTTCAGGTGCCACTATTCTTGGCGATGGACAGGTTGCGCTCATTCTTGATCCAAATGTGTTTATAAAATAG
- a CDS encoding chemotaxis protein CheD yields the protein MIEEQSIVKVGMADLNVVQRSGVIRTVGLGSCVGLTMYDPQLKVAGMAHVMLPSSDIAREGQLNIAKYADTALPALLDKLLKLGASPSRIVAKMAGGSQMFVFAGTGDTMRIGPRNVESCKLKLAELHIPLIAEDTGGNYGRTIELDASTGILYIRSVQTGVKEM from the coding sequence ATGATTGAAGAGCAAAGCATTGTAAAAGTAGGTATGGCCGACCTGAATGTTGTGCAGCGTTCCGGAGTTATCCGGACGGTCGGTCTGGGTTCATGCGTCGGACTTACGATGTATGACCCACAGCTGAAAGTGGCCGGGATGGCGCATGTCATGCTTCCTTCATCGGATATAGCCCGTGAAGGACAGCTGAACATCGCGAAGTATGCGGACACAGCTTTGCCTGCTCTTCTAGACAAGCTATTGAAGTTAGGTGCTTCCCCCTCGCGCATCGTCGCCAAAATGGCAGGAGGCTCGCAGATGTTCGTATTTGCTGGCACAGGGGACACCATGAGAATCGGACCGCGGAATGTGGAGTCCTGCAAATTAAAACTGGCAGAACTTCATATTCCGCTCATTGCTGAAGACACTGGCGGAAACTACGGGCGTACAATCGAACTGGATGCAAGTACGGGAATATTGTATATCCGCAGTGTACAAACAGGTGTAAAGGAAATGTAG
- a CDS encoding DUF342 domain-containing protein — translation MTAKLALDTFLSVTFSDDKSVAYIQFSKREEGFKCTEDELMLFLRSQQIQYGIERDIISRIASHPEEYMFSRTPVAMGVQPVSGKDGYIEYAFNLRDEREQKPLETEDGKVDYKELLSLNNVIKGQLIAKKIPPQPGIPGTSVTGEIIAFKPGKEAYFKVGKNVVLDAEQAAMYAAIDGLIATTDKGKINVFPVYEVNGDVDYSIGNIDFVGTVVIRGNVLTGFRIKAAGDIRVVGGVEGAELDADGSIEITSGIIGYNKGYVKAGRNVKSSFIQDGNVIAGEDVIVSQSIMHSNIRASKNVICNGTKGLIVGGSIQAGERVTARTIGNSMSTMTSIEVGVQPELRNELNELRVQTKQLKEALDKTDKALHLLNQLASTGQLTPDKVALRVKLNATQKSSQREQIAARERILEIEKTLEDTVKARVDVIKMIYGGSKIVIGRYTRFIKDPAERVSLYYHEGDISMVPYI, via the coding sequence TTGACAGCTAAATTAGCACTGGATACCTTTTTAAGTGTTACATTTTCAGATGATAAAAGCGTTGCTTATATACAATTTTCAAAGCGTGAAGAGGGCTTCAAGTGCACAGAAGACGAATTGATGCTGTTTTTGCGCAGCCAACAGATTCAATATGGCATTGAGCGGGATATTATCAGCCGGATTGCGAGCCATCCCGAAGAATATATGTTCAGCCGTACGCCGGTAGCGATGGGAGTACAGCCTGTCAGCGGCAAAGATGGCTATATCGAGTATGCGTTCAACCTTCGCGACGAGCGGGAGCAGAAGCCGCTTGAAACCGAGGACGGCAAGGTGGATTACAAGGAACTGCTAAGCCTGAACAATGTGATCAAAGGACAGCTGATTGCCAAGAAGATTCCACCTCAGCCAGGGATACCCGGTACGTCGGTAACCGGTGAGATCATCGCATTCAAACCGGGTAAAGAGGCATATTTCAAGGTTGGGAAAAATGTGGTCCTTGATGCGGAACAAGCAGCTATGTATGCCGCAATTGACGGTCTGATTGCAACAACCGATAAAGGTAAAATCAACGTATTTCCCGTCTATGAGGTCAATGGTGACGTCGATTACAGCATCGGAAATATCGACTTTGTGGGAACGGTCGTCATCCGGGGAAATGTACTGACCGGATTCCGGATTAAAGCAGCCGGAGATATCCGTGTCGTAGGCGGAGTTGAAGGCGCAGAACTGGATGCTGACGGCTCGATTGAAATTACAAGCGGTATTATCGGTTATAACAAAGGCTACGTAAAAGCGGGCAGAAACGTCAAAAGCTCATTTATCCAGGACGGAAATGTCATAGCCGGTGAGGACGTCATCGTGTCTCAAAGCATTATGCACTCGAATATTCGGGCAAGCAAAAATGTGATTTGCAACGGGACCAAAGGACTGATTGTCGGAGGCAGTATCCAGGCAGGAGAGAGGGTTACGGCGCGGACAATCGGTAACAGCATGTCCACCATGACCTCCATTGAAGTGGGCGTACAGCCGGAGCTTCGTAACGAGCTTAACGAGCTGCGGGTACAAACAAAGCAATTAAAGGAAGCGCTTGATAAAACGGACAAGGCTCTTCATCTCCTGAATCAGCTGGCTTCCACAGGTCAGTTGACACCTGATAAGGTTGCGCTCAGGGTGAAGCTGAATGCTACCCAAAAGTCTAGCCAACGAGAGCAGATAGCAGCCAGAGAACGGATACTTGAAATTGAGAAAACTCTTGAAGATACGGTTAAAGCCAGAGTTGACGTCATAAAAATGATTTATGGAGGATCTAAAATCGTCATCGGAAGATACACGCGATTTATCAAGGATCCCGCAGAACGTGTCTCTCTTTACTATCATGAAGGCGACATTTCGATGGTTCCATATATCTAG